In Rariglobus hedericola, the following proteins share a genomic window:
- a CDS encoding autotransporter-associated beta strand repeat-containing protein produces the protein MNVKFRLVISARTLRGRLSMASSVLASISGLALFSTSVQAATFTYTGNGTTADVWSAGTRWTGAAAPSSATDTTLVFSGAINANTTTTNDIAGPFLLNALTLSGSGSQFNNRIYTIAAGAIGSPSFTFSVDGANAPVINLNSNNTGLGTNISYTIGVNGAINGGSLVVQGNGNSTFNYSGILSDGNGAATLTKNGTSTIALAGTNSYTGGTILNAGGLSLNNASALGNGGALTINGGSLSNTSGSAITLNTHAESWNGDFTFGGNQYATTSALNLGTGAVTLGGDRTLTISATNNGSNALTVGGVIDDGVNTYGLTLAGSATAGTGTLILNGANTYGGPTTINAGVLQLGSLASLGGSGADTLVNSGGTLSTAYALDAATFARLNTLSSGTVAMAGVTSSTNLDLTGRNVSLGASGVSASTYSGILTPNGTTYRLGGGYGTLNFNSLLSGSRNLVVGGGGTPGTINLGVAGTYNGGTTVIGGVGTSASVLQTNLTGATTPFGSGAISLNNGVLGFGTGPTALTTGQNMAVSLGAVTFQGQNEIKLAKGSSTQPLPVSVTIDSLNRTNGVLFITPSAGANLGVSEKVFVTNPGSISLTPVNGMITGTVIDGTNKTFLTYGANGFVDAATTGTYGSNNIVGLSADPATTVRAYALRITTTPLSSSDNFIIGAGGFIANTGMNNAVGTLNFGSNHALMGFFGVSGDGNGLAINSTGGATFYGVGTRLVGANLNISGGINFAGGTWTLNSQPTGNESFQTTNPNAVTISRGATVTNSQGSKFTLASLSGDGLLTSNTNDGGGSVFQVTINGLNDTGTTTFSGGITDAFQSTLNIIKTGVNTQVLSGVNTYRGGTTVNAGTLKGTQTSGTPFGTGNVTLGGGKLSIAPYGSGANVAVSGANAVAGSTFIFNANSQLNLDKGANTSLTYTAGNSAAAANSVLVRGTNGTLIITPASGTAALGTATGEKFIVNGGVATTNGIASAAIIGQDSNANKDGTFLAYNATNGFTAAGVYTDTDFGSPSFANVEDVTTAGFALPGSTKVFALRNAGVLSIGTGNTLTIGDASSLPGGVILNGGSINGGTLAFDALLGANVPGVIYSNLVGGSISSVITGTAGVSIVGPGVTTLSGVNTYTTTTQVNDSTLSISSNANLGNTANSVGLNGGTLQSTATLNLGTRAVALNAGQNSLGGTFDVATGTDLTVGGVISSPSAGLVTGVGALYKKGAGNLKLSGANTFTGFTSVSEGTLTLSNSLALQYSTLTSGGIIFDSSVGSHAFTIGALSGSGNLNLMDNASNAVTLSVGNLGTYWNGAATVSTPDAGKATTYSGVLSGTGSLVKIGPGTLMLDGESTYTGQTKIQAGTLTVSSLNSVVGGTSSSSLGAPVTMGNGTIGIGATTSAGTLSYTGSGETTDRVVDLAGTTGGAAISANGTGALVFSSNLTATGVGAKTLTLSGSSESTIDNRIQGAIVDSSSGATAVTKSGANTWLLAGNNSYTGATIVGAAGTLKLGASGSSGNGPLGTVAAGTTVNSGGTLDLNGFTLTNAEALTLNGNGVSSGTSTAGALRNSSATGVNYSGLLTLGSASKIVANGNINLTNAGTITGATFGLTLDGIATGSSVTSIIGTTTGGVTKAGLGTWTLSGANTYTGTTAVSGGTLVLNANTGSLAASALTFNGNGGTFNYDNTSSSGVKAQNLGALAFSAGQGTVLSTLGGATSSTLTFASLTARTAGATGNFVTTGGTNGVSNIIKFTSGPTAGTLIDKGVFYNGSNYAAYDSTGFVRAYGVGDTGYLVAPTGATIGASTISNNVSVTGDITAQTTATANTINLNANSLTMSAVGQVLSTNGILSSGNSNATLGGTGGILQSGASGAELVVRVNGSSDQLTIGSIVRNNTNPSAFTKSGSGTLVLTGLNTYTGATAINAGTLMIGGAGNLGGGAYAGAIANNSTFAYNSSVSQTLSGAITGIGSVVKNGSGILTLSGANTYSGGTSIGAGTLVYTNSFTMSGANSISVAATGVAGTNYATVTSTAGALTFGGTLGINITASLTGGETFNLFTATTGSLAGDFGTTAGNVSITGGYLASLTNNGSGIWTGTDTNGSGLSFTFAASGINAGMLSVSAIPEPSAYVALAGALVLASALCSRRRRA, from the coding sequence ATGAATGTGAAATTCCGGCTCGTTATTTCTGCGCGCACGCTTCGTGGACGCCTGTCGATGGCCTCAAGCGTATTGGCGTCGATCAGTGGCCTGGCGCTTTTTTCGACCTCGGTTCAAGCCGCGACGTTTACCTATACCGGGAATGGCACGACTGCGGATGTCTGGTCGGCGGGCACGCGTTGGACTGGTGCGGCTGCCCCAAGCAGTGCGACGGATACGACCTTGGTTTTTAGCGGAGCCATTAACGCCAATACGACCACTACAAATGACATAGCCGGACCTTTCTTACTGAATGCGCTGACTTTGAGTGGATCTGGCTCCCAATTTAATAATCGTATTTACACGATTGCGGCCGGGGCCATCGGCAGCCCGTCCTTTACCTTTTCAGTCGATGGTGCCAACGCGCCGGTTATAAATCTCAATTCTAACAATACCGGTCTGGGCACAAATATCAGCTACACGATCGGGGTTAATGGAGCTATTAATGGGGGCTCCCTTGTGGTGCAGGGAAACGGTAATTCCACCTTTAATTATAGTGGCATTTTAAGTGACGGAAACGGTGCAGCGACTCTCACAAAAAACGGCACCTCAACCATTGCTTTAGCCGGCACGAATTCTTACACCGGCGGCACGATCTTAAATGCCGGCGGGTTAAGTCTCAATAATGCGTCGGCATTGGGTAACGGAGGCGCGCTTACCATTAACGGCGGCTCTCTGAGCAACACGAGTGGATCGGCGATCACGTTAAATACCCATGCTGAAAGCTGGAACGGAGATTTCACTTTTGGCGGCAACCAGTATGCCACCACCAGCGCGTTGAACCTAGGCACCGGGGCGGTTACCTTGGGCGGTGATCGCACTCTTACCATCTCTGCCACCAACAACGGGAGCAATGCGCTCACCGTGGGTGGTGTGATTGATGACGGAGTGAACACGTATGGTTTGACCTTGGCCGGAAGTGCCACGGCAGGCACGGGAACCCTCATCTTGAACGGCGCCAATACTTACGGCGGACCGACCACCATCAATGCCGGCGTTCTTCAGTTGGGATCCTTGGCGTCTCTCGGCGGATCGGGTGCGGACACGTTGGTTAATTCCGGAGGCACGCTTTCCACAGCCTATGCTTTGGACGCCGCGACCTTTGCGCGTCTGAATACTCTGTCTTCCGGCACGGTGGCGATGGCCGGCGTCACCAGTAGCACCAATCTGGATTTGACCGGACGCAATGTCAGTCTCGGAGCGAGTGGTGTTTCGGCCAGCACGTATTCGGGAATCCTGACTCCGAACGGAACGACCTATCGTCTTGGCGGCGGGTATGGGACCTTGAATTTTAATTCCCTGTTGAGCGGATCTCGAAACCTGGTTGTGGGTGGCGGTGGAACTCCGGGAACGATTAACCTTGGGGTGGCCGGAACCTACAACGGTGGAACTACAGTGATCGGCGGGGTGGGCACTTCAGCCAGTGTTCTGCAAACGAATCTGACTGGAGCTACGACACCTTTTGGATCGGGAGCTATTTCGCTGAACAACGGTGTTCTCGGTTTCGGCACGGGTCCCACTGCTTTGACCACCGGCCAAAACATGGCGGTCTCCCTCGGAGCCGTTACCTTTCAAGGTCAGAACGAAATTAAGTTGGCCAAGGGATCATCCACACAGCCCCTGCCTGTTTCGGTTACGATTGATTCATTGAACCGCACGAACGGTGTTTTGTTTATCACGCCGAGCGCGGGGGCCAATCTGGGTGTCAGTGAAAAGGTGTTTGTGACCAATCCCGGGTCGATCTCGCTGACCCCGGTCAATGGCATGATTACGGGGACTGTTATTGATGGGACGAACAAGACGTTTCTGACCTATGGAGCCAATGGTTTTGTGGATGCAGCGACTACCGGGACGTATGGATCGAATAATATTGTCGGTCTTAGTGCAGACCCGGCCACGACTGTCAGGGCCTATGCTTTGCGCATTACGACCACGCCTCTCTCAAGCAGTGACAACTTCATAATTGGTGCGGGCGGATTTATCGCAAACACCGGCATGAATAATGCCGTCGGAACTTTGAACTTTGGCTCGAACCATGCCTTGATGGGCTTTTTTGGTGTCAGCGGTGACGGCAACGGTCTGGCGATTAATAGCACGGGGGGAGCGACTTTTTACGGAGTGGGCACCAGGCTTGTGGGCGCCAATCTGAATATCAGCGGAGGGATCAATTTTGCCGGTGGCACTTGGACGCTGAACAGCCAGCCGACGGGTAATGAAAGTTTCCAAACCACGAACCCGAATGCGGTGACTATTTCCCGAGGGGCCACAGTTACTAATTCTCAAGGCTCGAAGTTCACCCTGGCCAGCCTCTCGGGAGACGGCCTTCTGACGAGTAACACGAACGACGGCGGCGGCAGTGTCTTTCAGGTTACCATCAACGGCCTCAACGATACGGGAACGACGACCTTTTCGGGTGGGATCACCGATGCTTTTCAGTCCACCCTGAATATCATTAAAACCGGCGTAAACACGCAGGTCTTGAGCGGTGTGAACACCTATCGTGGCGGCACGACAGTAAATGCTGGAACACTCAAGGGGACGCAGACCAGCGGCACGCCGTTCGGAACGGGTAATGTCACGCTTGGCGGAGGTAAGCTCAGCATCGCTCCTTACGGTAGCGGAGCGAACGTCGCGGTGAGCGGCGCAAATGCGGTGGCCGGGTCCACATTCATCTTCAATGCGAATTCCCAGCTGAATTTGGACAAGGGCGCCAACACCAGCCTTACCTACACGGCGGGCAATAGCGCAGCAGCAGCTAACAGCGTGCTGGTTCGCGGAACCAACGGCACTTTGATCATCACTCCGGCCAGCGGGACGGCGGCTCTCGGCACTGCGACCGGTGAGAAGTTCATCGTAAACGGTGGCGTCGCCACCACCAACGGTATCGCGAGTGCTGCGATCATTGGACAGGATTCCAACGCGAACAAGGACGGCACGTTCCTAGCTTACAATGCGACCAACGGTTTCACAGCTGCGGGCGTTTACACCGACACGGACTTCGGGTCACCTTCATTTGCTAACGTTGAAGATGTGACCACCGCAGGGTTTGCTCTTCCTGGTTCTACAAAGGTGTTTGCCTTGAGGAATGCCGGCGTGCTTTCGATTGGCACTGGTAATACGCTCACGATCGGTGACGCTTCATCCTTGCCGGGTGGCGTGATTTTAAATGGTGGCTCGATCAACGGTGGCACGCTGGCCTTTGATGCATTACTGGGAGCTAATGTGCCGGGTGTGATTTATTCGAATCTCGTGGGTGGCAGCATCAGCAGCGTGATCACCGGCACCGCTGGCGTTTCTATTGTCGGTCCAGGAGTGACCACCCTTTCGGGTGTCAACACCTACACCACGACTACGCAGGTCAACGACTCCACCCTGAGCATCAGCAGCAATGCCAATCTGGGTAACACGGCTAATTCGGTGGGACTCAATGGAGGCACGCTGCAAAGCACCGCGACCCTAAATCTCGGCACCCGTGCCGTAGCTTTGAACGCCGGTCAGAATTCCCTCGGGGGCACATTTGACGTGGCCACTGGCACGGATTTGACGGTGGGCGGGGTTATCTCCAGTCCCAGCGCGGGGCTCGTTACGGGAGTGGGAGCACTCTACAAGAAAGGCGCAGGAAATCTTAAGCTTTCTGGCGCCAATACGTTTACTGGATTTACTTCGGTTTCTGAAGGCACGTTGACTCTGTCGAACAGCTTGGCGTTGCAATATAGCACTTTGACCTCGGGAGGAATTATTTTTGACTCTTCGGTAGGTTCACATGCCTTCACCATTGGAGCTTTGAGTGGAAGTGGTAATTTGAACCTGATGGATAATGCTAGCAACGCGGTGACATTATCCGTTGGTAATCTGGGCACATACTGGAATGGTGCTGCGACTGTTTCCACCCCTGATGCGGGCAAGGCCACTACCTATTCTGGCGTGCTGAGCGGCACGGGTTCGTTGGTGAAAATTGGTCCAGGCACCCTGATGCTCGATGGAGAAAGCACCTATACTGGTCAGACCAAGATTCAGGCGGGCACTCTGACGGTTTCTTCCTTGAACAGTGTGGTGGGCGGAACTTCCAGTAGCAGTCTGGGCGCTCCGGTCACGATGGGTAATGGAACAATCGGCATTGGAGCCACGACCTCCGCAGGAACTTTGTCTTACACTGGTTCAGGAGAAACCACTGATCGCGTTGTAGACCTCGCTGGAACCACGGGTGGGGCCGCGATATCCGCTAACGGAACCGGCGCCCTTGTCTTCAGCAGTAATTTAACCGCGACCGGTGTTGGCGCGAAAACCCTGACCCTCAGCGGAAGCAGCGAGTCGACTATCGATAACCGCATTCAGGGTGCGATCGTTGACAGCAGCAGTGGAGCAACCGCTGTGACTAAGAGCGGAGCCAACACTTGGCTGCTGGCCGGTAATAATAGTTACACTGGTGCTACCATTGTAGGCGCGGCCGGCACCCTTAAATTAGGTGCGTCGGGCAGTAGCGGCAACGGTCCTCTCGGCACCGTGGCGGCTGGAACAACGGTCAATTCCGGCGGCACGCTGGATCTAAACGGCTTTACACTCACTAACGCGGAAGCCCTTACCCTGAACGGTAACGGGGTCTCGAGCGGCACCTCCACGGCTGGTGCGTTGCGCAACAGCAGTGCGACGGGAGTGAACTATAGCGGGTTGCTGACATTGGGATCCGCCAGCAAAATTGTGGCCAACGGTAACATCAATCTTACGAACGCCGGCACGATCACGGGTGCCACGTTTGGTCTGACTCTGGACGGAATAGCTACCGGCAGCAGTGTGACCAGTATCATCGGAACCACTACTGGCGGTGTGACCAAGGCTGGACTCGGAACCTGGACACTGTCCGGTGCGAACACCTACACTGGCACGACTGCGGTGAGCGGTGGCACCTTAGTGCTAAATGCTAATACCGGCAGTCTGGCCGCAAGCGCACTCACTTTTAACGGTAACGGCGGCACCTTTAACTACGACAATACCAGCTCAAGCGGCGTCAAGGCCCAGAACCTTGGTGCGCTGGCCTTCAGCGCTGGTCAAGGCACGGTGTTGTCCACCTTAGGCGGGGCCACCAGCAGCACGCTGACATTTGCCTCGCTGACTGCTCGCACTGCCGGTGCCACTGGCAATTTTGTAACCACTGGCGGCACGAACGGCGTAAGCAACATCATCAAGTTCACTTCGGGGCCGACTGCGGGAACGCTCATCGACAAAGGAGTGTTTTATAACGGTTCCAACTATGCGGCTTATGATAGCACTGGTTTTGTGAGGGCTTATGGTGTTGGTGACACCGGCTACCTTGTGGCTCCGACAGGCGCGACGATTGGTGCATCGACCATCTCCAACAACGTGAGTGTGACGGGCGATATCACTGCGCAGACGACTGCGACGGCCAACACGATCAACCTCAACGCGAACAGCCTCACGATGTCTGCCGTGGGCCAAGTGCTAAGCACCAACGGTATTCTCTCCAGCGGCAACAGCAACGCCACGCTTGGTGGCACAGGCGGCATCTTGCAGTCTGGCGCCTCGGGCGCTGAATTGGTGGTGCGCGTCAATGGTAGCAGCGATCAGCTGACGATTGGTTCGATTGTTCGAAACAATACGAATCCCAGCGCTTTCACCAAGTCGGGCTCAGGCACGCTGGTGCTCACTGGACTCAATACCTACACCGGTGCGACGGCGATTAACGCGGGCACACTCATGATTGGAGGAGCGGGTAACCTCGGTGGCGGCGCCTATGCGGGCGCGATTGCGAATAACAGCACGTTTGCCTACAACAGCTCCGTTTCTCAAACGCTGTCGGGTGCAATTACCGGCATCGGTTCCGTGGTCAAGAATGGCTCTGGCATTCTGACGCTTTCCGGTGCGAACACCTACAGCGGCGGAACCTCAATCGGTGCTGGCACCTTGGTTTATACCAACAGCTTCACGATGAGCGGAGCTAACTCGATCAGCGTGGCGGCGACCGGCGTGGCCGGCACGAACTACGCTACGGTGACGAGCACCGCCGGTGCGCTCACGTTTGGCGGCACCTTGGGAATCAACATCACGGCTTCTCTCACGGGTGGTGAAACCTTCAATCTGTTCACCGCCACCACGGGTTCGCTGGCTGGCGACTTCGGCACCACGGCGGGCAACGTCAGTATCACGGGCGGCTATCTCGCCTCTCTCACGAATAACGGTTCGGGTATCTGGACCGGAACAGACACCAACGGCAGCGGACTCAGCTTCACCTTTGCCGCGTCGGGCATCAACGCGGGCATGCTCTCGGTTTCCGCCATTCCCGAGCCCTCCGCTTATGTCGCACTCGCGGGTGCGCTTGTTCTGGCGAGCGCCCTGTGCTCGCGCCGGCGTCGGGCCTGA